A region of Eschrichtius robustus isolate mEscRob2 chromosome 19, mEscRob2.pri, whole genome shotgun sequence DNA encodes the following proteins:
- the SLC38A8 gene encoding solute carrier family 38 member 8, whose protein sequence is MEGQTPGDRGLSEKPVPTAARPSLSSLGAVFILLKSALGAGLLNFPWAFHKAGGVAPAFLVELVSLVFLISGLVILGYAASVSGQATYQGVVGGLCGPAIRKLCEVCFIINLLMISVAFLRVIGDQLEKLCDFLLPGAPPAPQPWYADQHFTLTLLSMLVILPLSAPREIGFQKYTSVLGTLAACYLALVIVAQYYLGPQDLAREPRLASSPSSWTSVFSVFPTICFGFQCHEAAVSIYCSMRHQSLGHWALVSVLSLLACCLVYSLTGVYGFLTFGTDVSADILMSYPGNDGVIIVARVLFAVSIVTVYPIVLFLGRSVMQDFWRRGCCWACGPRALAEPSGPWVRMSLTVLWVTVTLAMALFLPDLSEIIGIIGGVSSFFIFIFPGLCLICAISVEPVGPRVKCFLEAWGVVSVLVGTFIFGQSTAAAVMELL, encoded by the exons ATGGAGGGACAGACCCCAGGAGACAGAGGCCTTTCGGAAAAGCCGGTCCCCACGGCCGCCCGCCCCAGTCTGTCCTCACTGGGTGCTGTCTTCATTCTCCTGAAGTCCGCGCTGGGCGCCGGCCTGCTCAACTTCCCATGGGCCTTCCACAAGGCGGGtggggtggcccccgctttccTAGTGGAGCTG GTCTCCCTGGTCTTCCTGATCAGTGGGCTGGTCATCCTGGGCTACGCCGCCTCCGTCAGCGGCCAGGCCACCTACCAGGGCGTGGTCGGAGGGCTGTGTGGCCCCGCCATCCGGAAGCTGTGCGAGGTCTGCTTCATCATCAACCTGCTCATGATCTCCGTGGCCTTCCTCAGGGTGATCGGGGACCAGCTGGAGAAGT tGTGTGACTTCCTCCTGCCCGGCGCCCCGCCAGCCCCGCAGCCCTGGTACGCCGACCAGCACTTCACCCTGACGCTGCTCTCCATGCTGGTCATCCTGCCCCTGTCCGCCCCGCGTGAGATCGGGTTCCAGAAGTACACAAG CGTCCTGGGCACCCTGGCCGCCTGCTACCTGGCCCTGGTCATCGTGGCACAGTACTACCTCGGGCCCCAAGACCTCGCTCGTGAGCCCCGCCTGGCGTCGAG TCCTTCCTCCTGGACCTCCGTGTTCAGTGTCTTTCCCACCATCTGCTTCGGATTTCAG TGTCACGAAGCTGCCGTGTCCATCTACTGCAGCATGCGCCACCAGAGCCTCGGGCACTGGGCCCTGGTCTCCGTGCTGTCCTTGCTGGCCTGCTGCCTTGTCTACTCGCTGACAG GTGTGTACGGCTTCCTGACCTTCGGGACAGACGTTTCTGCTGACATCCTGATGTCCTACCCAGGCAACGATGGGGTCATCATCGTTGCCCGGGTCCTCTTCGCTGTGTCCATCGTGACTGTCTACCCCATCGTGCTCTTCCTGGGGAG GTCGGTGATGCAGGATTTCTGGAGGAGGGGCTGCTGCTGGGCGTGTGGGCCCCGGGCCCTGGCCGAGCCCTCGGGGCCATGGGTCCGGATGTCGCTGACCGTCCTGTGGGTCACCGTGACGCTCGCCATGGCCCTGTTCCTGCCCGACCTCAGCGAGATCATCGGCATCATCGGCGGCGTCAGCTCcttcttcatcttcatcttcccag GTCTGTGCCTCATTTGTGCCATCAGCGTGGAGCCCGTAGGACCCCGAGTTAA GTGCTTCCTGGAGGCCTGGGGGGTGGTCTCCGTGCTCGTCGGCACCTTCATCTTCGGGCAGAGCACGGCAGCGGCTGTCATGGAGCTGCTCTGA